A genome region from Anastrepha obliqua isolate idAnaObli1 chromosome 4, idAnaObli1_1.0, whole genome shotgun sequence includes the following:
- the LOC129244388 gene encoding uncharacterized protein LOC129244388, with protein MEPHNIPAVTSPPSTTPFRESDSVHHEAGTPRTSQSVWSQGNDASAHLKTQNEYRIKVKQRQQILDRINIDSILPHLSSISVHELEAKLSVLERQYESFHHLQSELELMNDEELNQPHRDTFDESFCAAKAIIVQRINVLNSARRETIFNSTAIASPSHRVNLPKLQLTKFNASISVHELEAKLSVLERQCESFHHLQSELELMNDEELNQPHRDTFDESFCAAKAIIVQRINVLNSARRETIFNSTAIASPSHRVNLPKLQLTKFNGHHRNWMDFYNMFLALVHNNSQLANIEKFQYLRSCLVDSAASLIQSFEVTDENYIKALDLLQSRYGNKRLIFQAHIQHIFEVQGETRSNASSMRAFIDVVNTNLRAVQSLASNQQVSDGILLHLVSSKLNTDTKAKWEEEVTHLFDQRSTAMSFQLPTWEDLAKFLERRCQIADILKAGQPKTLVPRTQLTTHRHNKRDEKWAMVSTKQAKCEFCNAVPHHNAFKCDTFRDMDPLARYNCVKGLNLCLNCLGSGHKSNDCPSVHRCKHCNVKHHTLLHRNDSPITNISPRAGLLSSSALKVSLDQSEVILGTAIIHVFNSRGVSIRARALLDSGSQLHFITEKLAQHLRVTRKGVDIDVSGIGQRRAKAQHLCCITIKSLTEEYSATIDALIIPSITSCQPSRRIDQATISIPDTISIADPTFNIPGQIDILIGAGLFFEILSAIPAHVTSAADPSPPYKAFTSVTSESILDKLLEWFWAIEDIPASSSSTLSSDELECESYFSSTTHRCPVTNKFIVRLPFREEPHHLGASEETAGKRMFSLESKLNQNSNLRRDYNEFMEEYIDMKHMIPVNLEYSPRNRLNYIPHHGVTKLDSSTTKLRVVFDASCKTSNGYCLNDMLRVGPQLQDTIFTILTRFRRHKYVIMADIAKMYRQIWVDERDTQWQCIFWRPTSQQPLTTYQLQTVTYGTSCAPYLAVKCLQQLAIDEAKTYPIGSKVTLSDFYVDNLISGAASIGEVIEIKNQTINLLNCAGFPLRKFASNASEIVADILPEDKEETIRFHDTEFVKTLGLKWSPVEDCFLFHLVADNSVKTTKRSILSKLASFFDPIGLLNPLIVTCKILMQQLWKLKSPWDDEVPPGIKVHWELFNKQLPLLQTLKIPRCKH; from the exons ATGGAGCCTCACAATATACCTGCGGTTACATCACCACCATCAACAACCCCCTTTAGAGAAAGCGATTCGGTGCATCATGAGGCGGGAACACCACGAACTTCCCAATCCGTGTGGTCTCAGGGTAATGATGCGTCTGCTCATTTGAAAACGCAAAATGAGTACCGCATCAAGGTCAAACAGCGTCAACAAATTCTGGATAGAATCAACATCGATAGCATACTTCCGCATCTTAGCAGTATTTCCGTGCACGAGCTCGAGGCAAAATTATCGGTACTGGAACGTCAGTACGAATCATTTCACCATCTACAATCAGAATTGGAGCTAATGAACGATGAAGAACTCAATCAACCACATCGGGATACATTCGATGAATCCTTTTGTGCAGCGAAGGCAATCATAGTGCAGCGCATAAATGTGCTTAACTCCGCACGCCGAGAAACTATATTCAACAGCACAGCGATTGCATCTCCGTCACATCGAGTCAACCTTCCGAAACTTCAACTCACGAAATTCAATG CCAGTATTTCCGTGCACGAGCTCGAGGCAAAATTATCGGTACTGGAACGTCAGTGCGAATCATTTCACCATCTACAATCAGAATTGGAGCTAATGAACGATGAAGAACTCAATCAACCACATCGGGATACATTCGATGAATCCTTTTGTGCAGCGAAGGCAATCATAGTGCAGCGCATAAATGTGCTTAACTCCGCACGCCGAGAAACTATATTCAACAGCACAGCGATTGCATCTCCGTCACATCGAGTCAACCTTCCGAAACTTCAACTCACGAAATTCAATGGTCATCATCGAAATTGGATGGATTTTTACAACATGTTTTTAGCGCTCGTTCACAACAACAGCCAATTAGCAAACATCGAGAAGTTTCAGTACCTCCGATCATGTCTCGTCGACTCAGCAGCTAGCCTCATACAATCGTTTGAGGTGACCgatgaaaattatattaaggCGTTGGATCTGTTACAGTCTAGATATGGAAACAAGCGGCTAATTTTCCAAGCTCATATCCAACATATTTTCGAAGTACAGGGAGAAACAAGGTCGAATGCATCATCGATGAGGGCGTTCATAGACGTCGTCAATACCAACTTACGAGCTGTGCAATCACTAGCTTCAAATCAGCAAGTATCAGATGGCATACTCTTGCATCTGGTATCCTCAAAGCTCAATACAGACACGAAGGCCAAGTGGGAGGAAGAGGTTACCCACTTGTTTGATCAGCGATCAACTGCCATGAGTTTTCAACTGCCCACTTGGGAGGACTTAGCAAAATTCTTAGAACGTCGTTGTcaaattgcagatattttgaaAGCCGGGCAGCCTAAAACACTCGTACCAAGAACTCAGCTAACAACACATAGGCACAACAAACGTGACGAAAAATGGGCCATGGTGAGTACCAAACAAGCAAAGTGTGAATTTTGCAATGCGGTTCCCCATCATAATGCCTTCAAATGCGACACGTTCCGTGACATGGATCCACTTGCAAGATATAACTGTGTGAAAGGACTAAACTTGTGCTTGAATTGCCTTGGATCAGGTCATAAATCGAATGATTGTCCTTCAGTCCATCGCTGTAAACACTGCAATGTAAAACATCATACACTATTACATCGAAATGATTCCCCCATTACCAACATATCACCAAGAGCAGGTTTGCTCTCATCATCTGCTCTTAAGGTGAGTCTCGATCAATCAGAAGTTATTCTTGGAACAGCAATTATTCATGTTTTTAATTCTCGGGGAGTGAGCATCCGAGCTCGCGCTCTGCTAGATTCCGGATCTCAACTGCATTTCATCACGGAGAAATTGGCACAACATTTAAGAGTAACTCGAAAGGGCGTAGATATCGACGTCAGTGGAATAGGTCAAAGGAGAGCAAAGGCACAACATTTATGTTGCATAACGATTAAATCTCTAACCGAAGAGTATAGTGCTACCATTGATGCACTAATCATACCATCCATTACGTCTTGTCAACCTAGTCGTCGCATCGATCAGGCAACCATTTCGATTCCAGATACCATTTCCATCGCTGATCCGACATTCAACATACCAGGACAGATTGACATACTCATTGGAGCAGGATTATTTTTTGAGATACTTA GTGCAATTCCTGCGCACGTAACATCAGCAGCTGATCCATCACCTCCATACAAAGCATTCACATCAGTCACATCAGAGTCCATTTTAGATAAGCTCCTGGAATGGTTTTGGGCAATCGAAGACATTCCAGCATCGTCATCGTCGACTCTATCATCGGATGAGCTCGAATGTGAATCCTATTTCAGCTCTACTACTCACAGGTGTCCCGTTACCAATAAGTTCATTGTTCGCCTTCCATTTCGTGAAGAACCGCATCACCTGGGTGCTTCAGAAGAAACCGCAGGCAAAAGAATGTTTTCGTTAGAATCCAAACTGAATCAAAACTCAAATCTTCGCAGAGATTACAATGAGTTCATGGAAGAATATATCGATATGAAGCATATGATTCCAGTTAATTTAGAATATTCACCAAGAAATCGCCTAAACTATATTCCCCACCACGGGGTCACAAAACTTGATAGCTCGACTACTAAGCTGCGGGTAGTCTTTGACGCCTCCTGCAAAACCTCAAATGGATATTGCCTAAACGACATGTTGAGAGTTGGTCCCCAGCTACAAGATACGATATTCACAATTTTGACCCGATTCAGAAGACACAAATATGTCATCATGGCTGACATTGCGAAAATGTATAGGCAAATCTGGGTCGACGAACGAGATACCCAATGGCAATGCATTTTCTGGCGTCCTACCTCTCAACAACCACTTACCACATATCAGCTACAAACAGTTACTTATGGTACTAGTTGCGCACCGTACCTTGCGGTAAAATGTCTACAACAGCTGGCAATTGACGAAGCGAAAACTTACCCAATCGGATCAAAGGTAACACTAAGCGACTTCTATGTAGACAATTTAATAAGCGGCGCAGCTAGTATCGGCGAGGTCatcgaaatcaaaaatcaaaccataaACTTACTGAATTGCGCGGGATTTCCTTTACGAAAATTTGCATCGAACGCATCCGAAATTGTTGCCGATATTTTACCAGAAGACAAAGAAGAGACAATTCGTTTCCATGACACTGAGTTTGTAAAAACGTTAGGGTTAAAATGGTCACCAGTTGAGGATtgctttctatttcatttggtAGCGGATAATAGCGTTAAAACTACAAAGCGTTCAATTCTATCAAAGTTGGCAAGTTTTTTTGATCCGATAGGTCTCCTCAATCCTCTGATTGTAACATGCAAAATTTTGATGCAACAACTGTGGAAGCTGAAGTCGCCATGGGATGATGAGGTCCCACCCGGGATCAAGGTTCATTGGGAACTATTCAATAAACAACTACCGCTTttacaaacattaaaaataccCAG ATGCAAGCACTAA